One part of the Euleptes europaea isolate rEulEur1 unplaced genomic scaffold, rEulEur1.hap1 H_2, whole genome shotgun sequence genome encodes these proteins:
- the LOC130492909 gene encoding relaxin-3-like, translating into MAELNPKAAVPWAAEEPLSNLTFVSKARRLVVGGACEGASVTRLKKPLLLLLLLLTAAELNGQSARAAGERALPGSNANGKNGVKLCGREFIRAVIFVCGGSRWKRLTGSAPPPYNQYAQSNSDKEMEDIKLQSVLNPELEYLQHIGQPFGQQLLKVQFNLYGDYNARVPTSDNFREDICQIENAVQQSRSGPGLVKKMKSNNFPWVSSPRRKRDFSMGVAEMCCKWGCTQTEVSTLC; encoded by the exons ATGGCAGAACTCAATCCAAAAGCTGCAGTACCATGGGCAGCTGAAGAACCATTGTCCAACCTGACCTTTGTCTCAAAG GCGCGTCGGTTGGTGGTGGGAGGGGCTTGTGAAGGAGCGTCAGTCACGAGGCTGAAGAAACCGctcctgctgctgttgcttctgctgACGGCGGCTGAGCTCAACGGGCAGAGCGCGAGGGCGGCTGGGGAACGAGCGCTCCCCGGAAGTAACGCCAACGGAAAAAACGGTGTGAAACTGTGCGGCCGCGAATTCATCCGCGCCGTCATCTTTGTCTGCGGAGGGTCCCGGTGGAAGAGGCTGACAGGAAGTGCC CCCCCCCCTTACAATC AGTATGCTCAGTCGAATAGTGACAAAGAGATGGAGGATATAAAGCTGCAGTCAGTCTTGAATCCTGAACTGGAGTACCTACAACACATTGGTCAACCATTTGGACAGCAGCTGCTGAAAGTCCAGTTTAATTTATATGGTGATTATAATGCACGTGTTCCTACTTCTGATAACTTCAGGGAAGACATCTGCCAAATAGAGAATGCTGTTCAGCAAAGCAGAAGTGGACCTGGATTGGTAAAAAAGATGAAATCAAATAACTTTCCCTGGGTCAGTAGTCCCCGTAGAAAACGTGACTTTTCTATGGGGGTGGCTGAAATGTGTTGTAAATGGGGATGTACCCAAACTGAGGTTAGTACGCTATGTTAA